One Parashewanella spongiae genomic window, CCTACTTAATTACTCAAGCAATAAATACAAAATGTTCGTATGTTTTATGTAAAACAATTCATTAATAACCCTCTACCCTAAATAAGCTTAGGAGCAATATAAAAAAACGATAAATAAATCTTAAAATAAATCTTAAATATCTGTGTTTATTTTATATTTTGGATTAGCTATAAAATAAATATGACTCGAAATGAATACTAAATTTTGCGAAAGAAAAGACTATTCGTCTTCACACCATTGATCGAGAAGATCCATCATTGATTCAGCAATATGCTCTTGCTGCTCTGGATCACGAAAACACTTATGTGGTAACTGGAGAAGCAGATCTCGCCATCTCCTTAAAAAGCCAATTTTTTTGTCTTCTGCGAGTGACAAGCTATTAATTCGTTCTTCAAGCCACTCTGCATAAACCCAAGATTGCTCTACAAGTTCTAAAGTTACAGTAAGAACGCTTGAATCTTCAGCCTGACAAGATCTCGCCAATAACGTGCAATAATCCTCAATACTCATAAAAATAAGCAAACGCCTAAGATCGTCAATCACTGAAATCAGTTTGACCATGTCCGCGCTCGTATCATTATCATTGAGCGAATTTGATAACGCTCTTAATAACACTTTTATACGCTTACGCCTTTCAGGCATATCTTTTAATAAGCTAAACCATTTCGCTAATCCGTTTTCCCCATGTGTTGCTCTTTGATACAAGTTTTTAAGCGAATCTAAGCCTGATTGGTCAAGAGGTAAATCTTCCATTGCAGCGATTAGTGCAAGCTCGGAGCCTTCTTCAGCCAGCATTTCTTGCAACATTTTTCGGAGTTTTTTAAGCACTTCTTCACTTAAACCACCAGACCCAATAATGCTGGCTAATAGCATCATCACATTACCAGTATCTAAGTTCATTTGACCTATTTGGGACATTATTGCATCGGCATCGCCTAAGCTTGCTAATTCACCAGCAAGTTTAGACATTTCAGCCCCTTGCTTACCTTCTATAGTCGCAACAAGCTCCTCAAGATCCGTAACTCTTGCTTCATCTTGATTATCTTTACTGAGTGTTTTTTTGAATTTACTCGCGACAAGACCAATATCTTCGAACGCTTGCTCCATTGATTCAGCTTCGATATTAAATTCTTCAATTGCTAGTGACGATGAAGTGTGAGCAGGTTGTACCTGTCCATTAACTGATTTTAAGTTAACTTCTGTATTAAAGTTTACAGCATTTGCATTATCCACTCGCATAACCAGTACCCTTTCTATTTTTTAAGAACACTCGTTTTATTTATTGTTCAGAAATTTCGATACCTTCAGCTTCATTATCTCCTTGATCCAACTCATTTTCATATTCGTACTCAGAATTGAATGAATAATCTACTTCAACAACTGGCTCTGATTGATCCACATTGGCATCAATAGCTTCGTTTTTTAGTTCTGATATTTCGTCAACATCTGTAGATTTATTCGAGACAAACGCATTGATAATAAGATCTAAATGCTCAAATAACTTTATGTGTGCAGATAACGCGTTCGAACGCAATTCAGCATCTCCAGAGTCAAGCGAAGAGTCAATTTTGACCTCAAACTTATCATTAAACTCTCTAGAAACGCTCTCGAAATCCTCTTCTGAAACCATCAAACAAATTTCACCATCACCTAGGTTATTGATTACTTCTTCTGATAATCGCTCAGCAACCAGAGGACCAATTTCTACTTCCTGAGACCAAGATCGAATTACATTGCCTATTTGCTGTGATATTTTTGGTTTTAATTCTTGAAGCACTGCTTTGGTAAACGATGCTTCGTCTTTAACCCAATCTACTGCATCTTGGATAGCTACAGCCTGAGCTTCAGCATGCCATTGCAACATTTTTGCATCCGCTTCTTTCTTAGCTTCCTCAATAATATCTTGAGCCTGCTCACGAGCATCCTCCCTTTGTTGATGAGCAGCCTTTAGCGAGAGCTGAATTCTTTGTTTAACTTTCTGCTCCATATCTATTAATTGAGCTGAAGCTGCCAATTGAGTCTCTGAAACAAAGTCATCGCCATCTCTCTCTATTTCGCATTGCAAAATTTCTATATTAAATGGATTCATAACAAGCGCTCCAGCCTTAGCAGCCAACGCTTTAAATTTATTACTGTTATGGAGTTCTGATATTTATCTAAATTGACTTCATCTGCGTCATTAACTGAAATAGGTAATGTCATTGCTAACGCTCTCCATATTTGATCGTCTTCCATCTCTTTAGTCAGCAATAATAAGCCGATGACTTGAGCATTAATAATGAGTTTGTCTGCCGAAATAGTATCTAATGACTCGCTTTGCTCTGCCGTAGGCCTTTGAGGCCACAATGCCCATGCTTGTTGGATTTGGTCATCTGTTAGTACATCAGCTAATGCTATTCTGTACTCTTTCAAAGACAAATACTCTGGACAATTCAGACAGAAAATCCCTAGAATAGTCACTAAACTCGGTAAACGTTCCTTTAAGCTAAACAGTAATTCATCGTTTTCAGACAATTTATTAGGCAGGGGCTTATCCACTATCCCCATTCTTTTAACTATCAGCGTTTCAATTCGCTCATTCAGAGTCGGACTTCGATGAAAAACCGATTTCCATTGCTGTAACCCTAATTTTTTCCACCAACTTGGATGCATTTGTTCTGCTGGATGCCAAACAAATTCGTAGTACTGCCTAAGTTCAGATTTCTCACCTGACTCTGTTGAAAAAAAATCAGAACTCATAATGCCCCCAATTAGGCCATACCCAAGTTATTTTTTATCATTTTCTTCTTAGCCAAAAGAACCCAAACATACAGAGTAATAACAACATCCCTAACCCAATAACTATAGGCACTTTATTGTACTCAATCTTGGCAATGAGTTTAGCCCATTCATTGTCGTTCTTTACTGGCGGAGCTGATTGGTAACCATAATTTGCTGCCTGTATAAAGAGTGTAATTCGATCATAGGAAAGCCCTGGCACTGCATTTTGAATCAAACTTTTTATTTGATTCTCTTGGGTAGTCAAATTCGCTTGGGGTGAATATTTAATATAAACAGACGCGGACTTTTCTTCTTTCACTTGAAATTCATCTGATTGAGTAGACTCGGCGATTGACACTCTCGCACTGATAACCCCTTCTAGATTTGATAAAGTACGCTCTAACTGCTGCTCTTTAAGATAACTAATTTTTGCATCTTCTTGGGCTGGTGATGTAACTAGCTGCCCTGAAGGAAATAGATCCTCAATACTCATGTATTTAGGTTTTGGAAATCCATTCTGCCTCAATAATGCAACGGCATTGATAAATTTGTTTTCATCAATCATGAGTGTAGCCATACCTGTTTTAGGATCGATATCATTGCTTGCATCAATGTTATTTAACCTAAGCAATGCAACCATGTGATTCGCTTCATCTTGAGGTAGGTCACGATAAAGCTCGACTTTACAAGCCGTAAGTAACAGCAATAATATTGCCAAAATACTAAAACGAAGTTTCATTGCATACTCGCCAGCTTATTAATGGATTGTGACAATGACCCTGCAATTTTAGCTACTAGGTCTACTTCTACAACTGCTTTACTAATAGACTTTTGGCTCTCTAATATTGCAAGCGGCGACATGTTTTGACCCATTTTTTCTGCCATAGCAGGATCTGTAGGCGCCATTTTTTTAATCAAATCAGAGTCACTTCCAAGTGCAGCACTTGATGTGGCTTGAGTTAAATCTTTATTACCAATACTTAAAAGGTTTTTAAACTTATCCACCAACTCAGTACTTACGTCATTACTTTCTTTCTTGGTGGGTGCTTGTGGAGCAACCTTTTCTACATGATGAATAGGTATATTACTCATAGTAGCCTCCTTACTAACTTCTTACAGCTATCAGTTTATTGGACAACACTTCTTTCTGCTTTTGGCTAGAAATAGGTCCTGAAAACAACACCCTAAGCGCTTGGGCTGCTTCGCTATTACAAGACTGCAACTCACTCACTGCTTTAGATGCTTCATTTAACGCAAAATAAATCACACTGGTGCATATTTTTCTGTCTTCCTCATCAAGAATAAGCTCAGGAAAGACTTTTATCATTGCATATGCTTGCTTTTTTAAACCATGATTGCCTGCAGCAACTGCGGCTTCGACTAGTAGTCTTTTATCTTCACTTTCCATTATTTTTTACTCATAAAAAATTAAATATCTAATTCAGTTAATCTTTGCAATAATTCCTTGAATCATGTCTTTTATCATCTTGATGATTGCACTTTCGTAACCAACAAAATTTGAGTATTGCTGAAGTGAAAACTGTGCTTTCAGCATTTTATCCGTATTATTGATATCGCCAGCTTTCATATTTGACTGAGCATTTTGCGCTGACTTAGCCGAAAGTTGAGATAATTGATTAACAACAGAGCTTAAATCCATATAACCCTCTCTAGAGCGACGTTGCTCTTACCACTGTAGGACAACACATGTATCTTTTTTTAAACGCATCAGTAAAATGCGCATGGTTACTAAAGCCACTATCCAGTGCGATGTCTGCAATTTTCTTTGATGTAATCAATAATTGCTTCCTTGCATAACTGAGTCTTCTTTCCAACAACCATTTTTTTGCCGATACACCATAATTTTTATAAAACAAAAAATTAAGTTTCTTTACATCAACATCTAAATCTTCTGCAAATTGTGTAACAGGCCAAGGGTTCATAAAATGTTCTTCAAGATAACTCAACACTTTGTCATTATGAGCTAAGTAATAAATAAGCATTTTTGAGAAATATTCTTTATCCATGCTTAAACAATAAATAAAAATAAATTTCATCATCATATTCTTATTATTACTAAGCTGCTCTATCACCTTAACCAACTGACTTGCTACTGGTATCGTTTTAGTAAAATCCAATTTAAAAAACTTCACTTCTTTTTCTTGTGAAATTAAATCTACCACTTCGTTGTAAAGCGAATGTAACTCTCCTGAATAACAAAATAAGTTAATCCAATTTTCTCTACTTACCGCAGAGACCATTGCATCTTCTGATGTCATAACAAGCTGATTAGCAGCAACATTCGACACTTCATTTTGATAACGAATAACACCAGGCTCTTTAAACAAAACAATTTGAATTGCACTCATGTTATCTGCGCCTCAAAATAGAACATAATTCATTTTTAAATAACCCTGACCAAACCTATATCAGGTAATGACCTTAGTTTTTTATTTTTTTCATTAAGTTCCTTTAATTATTAGTATAGATTAATTTCATGAAACTAGGATTTAGATCCAGTACTGAAATATTTATCTAATGTTTTGAGCAATCGTTTTATTCATCTCAGCTAATAATGTTTGCATTGCATTAATTAAGCTAACTGTGACATTGTATTTTTGTAACAACCCTTGAAGCTGCAATTGAGATTGTGAAACAAAATCTGAAGCTCTGTTTGATTCGGTTTCAAGTGCATTTTTTACAGCTTGTAACTGCCCCTTCTTTAAATTTGTACCGTTCTTTTTCAAAAAATCTTCAACAGATAAGCCATCTACTGGAATATGCATTTTTTTCATAAAATCTAATGCTTCTTTGGGTATTTCAGCTGTGGCATCTTGTCCACTCACTGAAACACCACCTATGACTTCATCCAACTGATTAGCCATGCTGTGTGCATCCCGAGATAAATTGGCTTTCTCCTGTAACATCTTATATTTATCGCTCGCTTGCTCAGAAAGCATATTCATATTATTAAATAACGTATGAATACCATTAGAGAACATTGAGTCCCCTTGAGCTTGGGGTAAGCCCCCGTCAGAGCTTGCATTAACCACGGCTCCCGAATTGAGAACATTTGTATTTGTGGTTACACTCGAACTTGAATTACCTACAATAGATGGAGACATTGTTAAACCTCACTGTTACACAATTACACAATTACACAATACTATTTACTGTTGATATAACTTAAGTTAAAGGTAGCTCCGCACCTTCTTCTTTTTAGCTTTTGGCGGGTCAATTTCAGCAGCCTCTAATCCATTTTTATCATTACCTTCCGTACCACTTTTAATGGCCTTTTTAGGTGCTTTCTTATCACTAATATTTACGAATTCTTGCTCTAATTGTTTAAAGTTTTGCCCTAACTCAGCGACTTTTCCTAATACTTTCTCCTGCTGCTTACCGAAACCCTCAGGAAATGCGGCCTGTAATTTTAATAATTTATCTTGAGCAGACTTGTCTGTTTTCGCTTGTTGAACCAAAGTTCTTATTTCTGCTTGTAAACTTTGAAACTCCTGCAACTGATTATTAATAGCTTTTTTTCTTTGCTGTATGTCGTTCATTACAGATTTTATATCTTGAAAAATATTCATAATTTAACCTTTATTTCACCTTATGAAATTAAACATTCAGCTTTTACTTCCGCTTCTTTAACCTTTTGTATAACAACTCTATAACTTCTAAAGCTGAGTCTAGCGCTATTTTAAAATCCGCTTTTTTTTTAAACTCTGAATCATTGAGCTCTGAATGCATCAACTCAAATCTAAGCTGATATTCTTCCAATGTATTTACTCTTTTTCTAATATCATCTTCTAGTTTAGTTAGTCTTGGCATGTTGTATTTCCTTAAAATAATAGAGGAATATGAATAATTTGCCCGTTTTTACTCAAATCAACGCCTTTAATATCAATAAATTCGATAACATATCCGTTATCAAGTTCATTCCCTATGCTAAGCCTATACCCATTTTCTAATTCGATAAAAGGCAATTCAGAGTTTCCACCAAAACTTACTACCGGTGATGTTAGGATTCTATTAACCTCGTGCCTAACCGGAATATTTTGAAATACGATTTTTATACCATTCTGTTGAATTTTTTTAATATTATGAGCAATTTTAATGACCCTTGCTTCTGAGTTCTGATCGACCTCTCCGGTTATTACAATTGAATCATCCAATTGAGTTATCATTAAACTTTCAATTAAATTTTGCTTTCTTAATGCGTCAATTAAAGGTTTAATTTGCACTCCAGATTCATTAATTACATGCCAACTTACTAAACTAGGAATTGTTTTCAAAACAGTAATAGCTTTATTCCATCTTTCTCCAGCTTGAATAGCACCAGATATTGTAACGCTTCCAGGGATAATATTTTGCTCAACAGATACATTTTGAAACCCGTTCTGATTCAAAACTTGTTTTACATCAGTAACCAACTGATCCGTACACTCCGCATGCATTACAAATAAAATTCCATGTTTTTTTACTTCGTCAACAAATTGATTAAGTTTTTGCGAATTCTCACAAAAACCGTTAAAAGTAACGACTCCATTT contains:
- a CDS encoding TyeA family type III secretion system gatekeeper subunit; the protein is MDNANAVNFNTEVNLKSVNGQVQPAHTSSSLAIEEFNIEAESMEQAFEDIGLVASKFKKTLSKDNQDEARVTDLEELVATIEGKQGAEMSKLAGELASLGDADAIMSQIGQMNLDTGNVMMLLASIIGSGGLSEEVLKKLRKMLQEMLAEEGSELALIAAMEDLPLDQSGLDSLKNLYQRATHGENGLAKWFSLLKDMPERRKRIKVLLRALSNSLNDNDTSADMVKLISVIDDLRRLLIFMSIEDYCTLLARSCQAEDSSVLTVTLELVEQSWVYAEWLEERINSLSLAEDKKIGFLRRWRDLLLQLPHKCFRDPEQQEHIAESMMDLLDQWCEDE
- a CDS encoding type III secretion system domain-containing protein; the protein is MSSDFFSTESGEKSELRQYYEFVWHPAEQMHPSWWKKLGLQQWKSVFHRSPTLNERIETLIVKRMGIVDKPLPNKLSENDELLFSLKERLPSLVTILGIFCLNCPEYLSLKEYRIALADVLTDDQIQQAWALWPQRPTAEQSESLDTISADKLIINAQVIGLLLLTKEMEDDQIWRALAMTLPISVNDADEVNLDKYQNSITVINLKRWLLRLERLL
- the sctJ gene encoding type III secretion system inner membrane ring lipoprotein SctJ translates to MKLRFSILAILLLLLTACKVELYRDLPQDEANHMVALLRLNNIDASNDIDPKTGMATLMIDENKFINAVALLRQNGFPKPKYMSIEDLFPSGQLVTSPAQEDAKISYLKEQQLERTLSNLEGVISARVSIAESTQSDEFQVKEEKSASVYIKYSPQANLTTQENQIKSLIQNAVPGLSYDRITLFIQAANYGYQSAPPVKNDNEWAKLIAKIEYNKVPIVIGLGMLLLLCMFGFFWLRRK
- the sctI gene encoding type III secretion system inner rod subunit SctI, which produces MSNIPIHHVEKVAPQAPTKKESNDVSTELVDKFKNLLSIGNKDLTQATSSAALGSDSDLIKKMAPTDPAMAEKMGQNMSPLAILESQKSISKAVVEVDLVAKIAGSLSQSINKLASMQ
- a CDS encoding EscG/YscG/SsaH family type III secretion system needle protein co-chaperone, which codes for MESEDKRLLVEAAVAAGNHGLKKQAYAMIKVFPELILDEEDRKICTSVIYFALNEASKAVSELQSCNSEAAQALRVLFSGPISSQKQKEVLSNKLIAVRS
- the sctF gene encoding type III secretion system needle filament subunit SctF — encoded protein: MDLSSVVNQLSQLSAKSAQNAQSNMKAGDINNTDKMLKAQFSLQQYSNFVGYESAIIKMIKDMIQGIIAKIN
- a CDS encoding helix-turn-helix domain-containing protein, whose translation is MSAIQIVLFKEPGVIRYQNEVSNVAANQLVMTSEDAMVSAVSRENWINLFCYSGELHSLYNEVVDLISQEKEVKFFKLDFTKTIPVASQLVKVIEQLSNNKNMMMKFIFIYCLSMDKEYFSKMLIYYLAHNDKVLSYLEEHFMNPWPVTQFAEDLDVDVKKLNFLFYKNYGVSAKKWLLERRLSYARKQLLITSKKIADIALDSGFSNHAHFTDAFKKRYMCCPTVVRATSL
- a CDS encoding secretion protein EspA, which encodes MSPSIVGNSSSSVTTNTNVLNSGAVVNASSDGGLPQAQGDSMFSNGIHTLFNNMNMLSEQASDKYKMLQEKANLSRDAHSMANQLDEVIGGVSVSGQDATAEIPKEALDFMKKMHIPVDGLSVEDFLKKNGTNLKKGQLQAVKNALETESNRASDFVSQSQLQLQGLLQKYNVTVSLINAMQTLLAEMNKTIAQNIR
- the sctD gene encoding type III secretion system inner membrane ring subunit SctD; the protein is MPSTFKILWLNGPLKGRQLVLPLGSFTIGSDGDVLAVLDNSEQLEFDISEDKVSLVNETEVWVNGEKQESIDEIAHGEVIEIEGIAFILGDADTEIEAKSIPRKKMPKKSASHWALFIISVFSTLLIVLLLIDPVHAPQHSVTPKQWVDQRLTVNELDGIKSIWSENGVVTFNGFCENSQKLNQFVDEVKKHGILFVMHAECTDQLVTDVKQVLNQNGFQNVSVEQNIIPGSVTISGAIQAGERWNKAITVLKTIPSLVSWHVINESGVQIKPLIDALRKQNLIESLMITQLDDSIVITGEVDQNSEARVIKIAHNIKKIQQNGIKIVFQNIPVRHEVNRILTSPVVSFGGNSELPFIELENGYRLSIGNELDNGYVIEFIDIKGVDLSKNGQIIHIPLLF